The genomic stretch TATGTCGCAGTTGAACGTGATCCTTTAAGAGGTTGTGTTTATACGTTAGCAATGTAATAACATAGTTGTGAGTAGTGGTGTTAACTGATTAGGAGGTTGTATATGTAGTGTCTTGTATTGCTAAATCAGAGAAATGTTTGGGGTCTTACTTTGGTTCCGTGGTACAATCGGCTTCAGAGCAATTTTCGCACGTGTATGCACTGCCTGGTGGAATGCTGGATCGCTTACTACAGTGTGAACAACCCATGTATGCATTAACTTTGTGGAGCTCAGCAGCTGGAATTGTCACTTCTAACCAGTGTTTCTCGTCTTGTAAAGTTGTTTTTGCCTGCAAAAGGCAGAGGGGTCAGTTTTTTTCCCCCAATTGGCGCTTTCATGCATTTGTACTGGTAAATTTAACAAGTTAAATACTAAAACTCTGTGCACCTTCTTAGAACGGAGGGCTGCAATCTTAGCATTTTTCTGTGCTGGAATTGGCATCTTTACATTAAAGACCCTTGATTGCAGTTCTGTCAGCGCCATTTGATGGCTGGTCATCCTACACATTGTAACAGTTGTAATTTTGGGAATGCGAGTTGTTACGTTATCTTAGTGATTGAACTAAGAAGGTTAAGTATGAATAATACCAGGATTCTAGCGCTTCGGCTTTAGCTCCAACAGGCGAATGAATTATCATGGTTGACATAGATGTTGACATTGAAAAGCCTGCACAGGTGTGGAATATGGACGGTTTGTTAATTATAAGTCGTAGCAGATAATCTTTAGTGTGCAAGGATAGTAAGTGAATGCAACCTCTGTAGTTTGATACTCTGAGGGCCGTTAGTCCAACAGTCCTGAATTTACCAGGTACTGGAATAAGCATGCTGCAGTCGTCGTCCGCTAACTCATCCCATACAGAGATTGACAGTGGTTGCGGGGTGCTGtgattacaaattaattaattatttgtaatattagaGGAACCATTGTAAGTTAGGACTGCATTATTACAGAAGTTATCATGGGGAGGCGTTGATCGTGTGAGTGTTACCTGTGGTCAGTGAGTATGATTTCACGTACTTTGGTCTCACGATCGTTGCCTGTTCTTACCACACGTGGATGGTCCTCCACAAAGAGCACAACACCTAGGACATCTGTAATGTATGTGAGTCACATTCAAGTCAGTGCACAGTCTCTTTTATTTTGATCAGAAAGCAGTTGATTGAAGCAATAATGAACATATTTAGATGCGAATCTTTACCAAACATCTCAGCATAGTCTGGTATTCTAGGTAGTTGGGAGATTGGGCAGTAATCTTGGTCATTAGGGTCGTCACCGCCATCGTTATTGTCTGCCGGTAGCACAATGGTTCGGCGCCCAAAGGTCATTTGGTAATCCAGATCATTAGGGTGTGTTTTCCACTCTGGCTTAAGAGGACTGATAGGAGCATTAGTTATTTCATAGACTCTGTTGCGTTTGATCGCATCTTCAAATATGCCTACTTGATCAGCGAAAAGAGCTCCACGCATCTTTGTGCCCTGCAAATATAATCAGTAATTATATgaaaaaaaaggggaaaaaaaaGGAAGTCATTTGTTAGATTAATGTTGTGTTATAAGTATGCAATGGACAGATAACAGTAGTAGTGATTATAAACTTTTAAAAAACAAGATGGAAATCTAAGTTGTTCAAGCTGAAACTTTATATAAAAAATGGTCTTGCCTTGTCATCCTCGAGCAACAAACTTTGGTATAACACCTTTTCAGGGGATGTCTTTGGGCGTCGCTTCTCTAATACCCTCACCTTGACTTTGTAGTCTTTGCTCTTAGTGGTTAACTCATCCAAGTAAGCCTTCTTAGGTTTCATTCTGCAAGGCCATTGATTTACAATTTTAAATTCTGATGATAGGCTAGATATATACAGTAAagtgaaccaaaaaaaaaaaccaaatgacGCACTTTGAGCTCATTTACAGCAACAAGACTATAAAGTGATAATTTTTTTGCATATGTTCAACATGATTTCTacaaatttgttgattttaaacaaAAGTATACTAAATTCAGTACAAGCAGCCTGTTTCATTGTCAAATGTCAAAGCCTATAATCAACACCAAGACAGAAATTAATCGCTATGATCTAACAATGTTAACAAATGAAGGCACAAATTAATTACTGCACTACCTGAATACTCTTCCTACTGTATTTTTCCACTTTCTACTTTAATTTAGATAGTAATTAGAAATTAAAGCGATCTTTTTAATCACTAAAAAACATTTGGTGGAAGAATGTCTAGTTTTGCTAAGAGATGTTCACAACAAACATtaaaacacttttttttttcacaacaaacaatatTGAATGAACCTATCTTGAACTGAAGTAATTTACATAGTATTATCGCCTATATTTTGAAGAAACTATGAAACATAAAATCAAATTATTATACAGTCAATAAATACATAACCGTAAACAACATAATAAGGAAACAAACTGATTGAATCAAAATGTAAATTTAGTCCAAAGTGTAAGGGTTCATACCTGAAGCTGCTTATTTTCCTCAACTTTCCTAATGTAAGAGAGAAGTTGTATTGTGGTAATAAAGGAAGTAGAGTGTGGTAATAAAGGAGGTAGAGTGTGATATAAGGCTATGCTCTTAGGTGTGTATTGATTAGTACGGCTAGATCAGTAAGGCATGGCTTGCTATAAAGTAATGTAGTATATTTATGTCTATTGTGCATAATGCTTGTGGCTATGGTTAATTGTGATACTATTCACGACTGTATAAGTATATATAATAGTCCTTGTAAACTATTGTCctttaaagttggtacaaagacTAAGGAAAGAGAAAGGAGCTAAATTACGAAATGATAATTAGACCATtgtgtgtgaatgatcaaattattcaTTAAGTTTAATTTTAAAATAACAAAGATAACAATTGACTAAGATACTCCAAAATAAAATAGgtcaacaaatgatcgggacaaaGGGAGTATTGTATTTAAGGACTACAATAGAAGAGCGTGTAAAGGATATATTAGTTTATTTACTGAAGCTATATGCTTTTACTGGATTTAAGGagatttgtttaacacaacttggggACTTGTGTATTTATTGAAGCCATATTGTTGTGCTGTTTATGCCGCTTTTTTATTTTGTGATATTTAAGTCATACTATTGTTCTGTGTATGTTGCTTTTTTGATGATGTGATAGTGCTTATAACATGATAATTGTGGTTTTTCTGTTGATAGTTAAACTGATATGCTGCATAATTTCAGGATGTTTGTTATTTGTTCTTTATCTAATGACATATAAATGAGGTTTGTTGAGAGTTAGTATGCATAATCCAATACTTCACTCTGAATAATCAGTGGCATTTTAGGAAGAATAACCTGCAGTAGTTTCCGCATTTGTGAAATTTGATACAGTTCAGACCATATATAAGCTTATAATTGCTAAGGTATTGTGTGAATTAGTGCATGTTTTGGAAATTGTTAAGGTGCACGCTTATAATAACGAAGGGTGCGGTAAGTTAGCGAATGGATTATTATAGACAGGTAACATAAGCACACGAAAGTAAAAGTGGAAAATATTTTGCATAAGTCCGTACATGAAATCGGCACAGTTCAAAAGCACTGATTAATTCCTTGATACAATACAGCCAACCCAATGTTCACACTCTCATTTGAGCATATAGGTTGGCCGAGTAGCATGGTTGCACTAAAGGAGCAAAACCAGGATATTGCAGATGTGAGTTATAACTTGCCTGGAATGGCAGCCCCTTGCAAAATTAGAAATGCAAATACATTGCATATAATATATGAATGCGGCTAACTGACAAAAGGGATACTTATCTCGCATGAACATTGTTTAAGAGTTGATGGACTGATTCATCAGCTGATGTAGTGCCTAGATGATGCCTGCAAGCCTTAAGACTTCGTAAGAAACAATGTTTTTCACAGAGCATTGTAGCGACTGACTCGATCATTGTTGTGCGAGACCACGCTTACTTTGCTTGATTCTCTAGCCCGGGAAAGAGCAACATATAGCTGGCCATGAGAGAAACAAGGTCTTGGAAGATAAATAGCAACCTGATCTAATGTCTGACCTTGTGACTTATTAATAGTCATTGCAAAACTTAGTTTCAAGGGAAACTGATTACGCTGAAACTGGAATGGATAATTAATAGAGCTTGACGGTTGCATTTTAATACGCGGAATAAAGACATGTTCACCGCTGTGATGGCCATTGGTTATGATGCATTCAATCAGATTTGGCATGAATCTTTTGCATATTAACCTAGTTCCATTGCATAGGCCTGAGGATGGTAGAAGGTTTCTGAGCAGAATGACTGGACAATTTTCCTTTAGAACCAGTTCATAAGGACTCATGCCTCCTGGACAAAGTGTATTTATAAATTCAGTAGGGTAGATGTTGCAGTTATCAGTGAGCATTGAATCATATCCCTTATACGTCACAGCTTGCCCCGGGAATCTTTCTATTAGAAGTGTGTTAACAGCATCAACGTCTTCATTTATGGGCGTTAGTATTGATCGGTT from Silene latifolia isolate original U9 population chromosome 5, ASM4854445v1, whole genome shotgun sequence encodes the following:
- the LOC141656233 gene encoding replication protein A 70 kDa DNA-binding subunit B-like, with protein sequence MKPKKAYLDELTTKSKDYKVKVRVLEKRRPKTSPEKGTKMRGALFADQVGIFEDAIKRNRVYEITNAPISPLKPEWKTHPNDLDYQMTFGRRTIVLPADNNDGGDDPNDQDYCPISQLPRIPDYAEMFDVLGVVLFVEDHPRVVRTGNDRETKVREIILTDHSTPQPLSISVWDELADDDCSMLIPVPGKFRTVGLTALRVSNYRGFSMSTSMSTMIIHSPVGAKAEALESWMTSHQMALTELQSRVFNVKMPIPAQKNAKIAALRSKKAKTTLQDEKHWLEVTIPAAELHKVNAYMGCSHCSKRSSIPPGSAYTCENCSEADCTTEPKITFNCDISDGTGTLPMTAFSSTTEKLFKMSATDIFHMKHADDDQAFSAVQEMLRLKPFKVQVGPSTSLSMSNILQWVVKQVVIDGANDNASGSVTATQADPSQSQVVNSSKGSQVQTRNSSTPPPKSIVTDASITSAITGIIEPAIATTPVNELSEVTTADSVQPQTHNKLLKKEKAATVAASAPLP
- the LOC141655726 gene encoding uncharacterized protein LOC141655726; translation: MHEVVNSSMVASAIWPQLIKFRLTVNVRARTDPVFSEYLLALGNGELQTEESALVKLPLGIMQHTSGEESELINAVADAAYPEADVKALGVDIFINRSILTPINEDVDAVNTLLIERFPGQAVTYKGYDSMLTDNCNIYPTEFINTLCPGGMSPYELVLKENCPVILLRNLLPSSGLCNGTRLICKRFMPNLIECIITNGHHSGEHVFIPRIKMQPSSSINYPFQFQRNQFPLKLSFAMTINKSQGQTLDQVAIYLPRPCFSHGQLYVALSRARESSKVILPKMPLIIQSEVLDYAY